The Pandoraea vervacti DNA window CGGGGAATGGCCGGGCCCCGTGCACGACGGAACCCGACCGCTGAGGACTTACGTCTTATTCTTCATCGCCGATGATGTCCGTCTGCGGGGCGTAATAGCGCGTGCGACGCGCGTCCGCCGCCGAACGGGTTTCCTCAGATCGTTCGTTGTCGCTCCCATAGCTTGAGCGCCTCACTGCCCCCGAATAAACCTCGCGCAGCGATTCGTCTTCGTCGTCGCTCGCGAAGCCTGAGCGCTTTGCTGCTCCCGAATATGCCTCCCGCAGCGATTCGTCGTCTTCGTCGTTCACGACGCCTGAGCGCTGCGCTGCCCCGCCATCAACCGCTTGCCGCGCGTCGTCTTCCCTATCGCCTACGACGGCGCAGCGCTGCATCGCCCCCGTGTAAACGTTTTGCCGCCAATCGTCGCCCTTGTCGCCCTTGTCACCCTTGTCACCCACGACGCCGGAGCGCCTGTCGCCCGGTCGAACGCTCTCAGCGGCCGAGCGGACATTAATCGAAACTTGCGAGTTGGCGCTCAGCGTGATCGTCGCGTGGACCGTGTGACAGGACGTCCCGGCGCCAACCCAGGCGCCATCCGGACGGAACTGCCGCGCGTGGTTCAACTGAGTGCCGAGGGCGTGTTTTGCGGCGCCGGTCGAAGGCGGGGCCAGCGTCACCGTGACAAATGGCACGGTAGTCGACGGGGCAATCGTGTTCATGATGGATCTCCATCCAGTGAAGGGAGATTCCAGTTTGTCACCTATAGCGCGCACTCCTTTATGAAACCGGCGACCGTCTTCGGAATCCTGTCGACGCGGCGCACCATTGGGAAGACGGGATGGGAACCGTCACGCATCGGTCTCGGCCACGATCAGACCGTGTTCGATGGCGTAGTGAACGAGACCGGCGGTTGACGGAATGTCCATCTTGGCCAGAATGTTGGCCTTGTGCGTGCTGACCGTCTTGGCCGAGAGCGACAGGCAGCGCGCGATGTCGTTGATCCCGTTACCCTCGACGAGCATCTGGAATATCTGAAATTCCCGGGCCGTAAGGCGCGTATGCGGCAGCGCCTCGGTGAGTTGTTGCAATTGACGCACGAGCTTCTCGGCGACCAGCGGCGAGACGACCGTGCCGCCGCGCGCCACGCGTCGGATCGCGCTCATTAACTGTTCGGACTCGGCGTTCTTTGTCAGATACCCTGCCGCCCCTGCACGAATCGCCTGCACCGCGTACTGCGATTCGCGATACATGCTCAGGACCAGCACCGGCAGCGCAGGGTACGTCGCCTTGATCTGCGAAATCAGGGCGATGCCGCTCTTGCCGGGCATCGACATGTCGAGCAGCAGCACGTCCACGGTTGTGAGGCGCAGGCGCTTGAGGACATCGTCGCCATCCACGGCTTCGGACACGACCGACATGTCCGGCGCCATCGCGATAATCTTTTTCAGGCCGTCGCGAATGATCGCGTGGTCGTCCGCAATCATGACCCGCATGACCACCCCGCTTCGTGTGTCGTATCGGCGCCGCCCAGTGCGTCCGATCCATCCAATGTGTCGGCGCTCGTCATGCCGCCGGCCGCCGTGCGTGCCGGAATCCGGACATTGACGCGCGTGCCCTGCCCCGGTGCGCTCTCGATCTCGAAGGCGCCGCCCAACATCAGCGCACGCTCGCGCATGCCCATCAACCCGAGCCGCTGACCGTGGCCGGCGCGAGTCGTGTCCATACCGCGACCGTCGTCGGCAATGCTCACGTGACAATGCCCGTCGCGCAGCGCCAGCGACACGCGAACGTGCGTGGGCTGACCGTGACGGCTCGCGTTGGTGAGCGACTCCTGCACGATGCGAAAGATGGCCGTGCTGCATTCGCTGTCGAGGCATGCGGTGACGGCTTCCGGCATGAGAAGGTCGCACTGCAACCCATGACGCTGCGCGAACGACTCCGTGAGCCACTCCAGCGCCGCATGCAGACCGAGTTCATCGAGCACCGCCGGGCGCAGGTCGGTCGCGATGCGATGCACGGCGTCGAGGGTCTCGTCGACCAGTTCCTTGAGCATCTGGATGTGTGCGGACCGATCCGCCTGCGGCATGTCGGGTTGCGTCTCCAGATAGTTGAGACCAAGCCGCAATCCACCGAGCCACTGGCCCAGTTCGTCGTGAAGTTCGCGAGACAGGCGCGTGCGCTCAGCCTCGCGCACGGTTTGCAGATACGCCGAGAGCTGGCGCAGTTGCGCGCGCGAATCGAGCAAGGCCATTTCGGAGCGCTTGCGGTCGGTGATGTCGCGCGAGATGCCCACCGTACCCACGATGTGGCCGCGTTCGTCGCGCACGGGCATCTTGACG harbors:
- a CDS encoding PAS domain-containing sensor histidine kinase, whose translation is METHGELHRAILNNIPDQAWLKDTESRYILVNEAFMAACGRTEADIIGSTPDKVWSSEWGRIYLATDKAVVASGVRRRYEESRPGADGAPRWFDTVKMPVRDERGHIVGTVGISRDITDRKRSEMALLDSRAQLRQLSAYLQTVREAERTRLSRELHDELGQWLGGLRLGLNYLETQPDMPQADRSAHIQMLKELVDETLDAVHRIATDLRPAVLDELGLHAALEWLTESFAQRHGLQCDLLMPEAVTACLDSECSTAIFRIVQESLTNASRHGQPTHVRVSLALRDGHCHVSIADDGRGMDTTRAGHGQRLGLMGMRERALMLGGAFEIESAPGQGTRVNVRIPARTAAGGMTSADTLDGSDALGGADTTHEAGWSCGS
- a CDS encoding response regulator, translated to MIADDHAIIRDGLKKIIAMAPDMSVVSEAVDGDDVLKRLRLTTVDVLLLDMSMPGKSGIALISQIKATYPALPVLVLSMYRESQYAVQAIRAGAAGYLTKNAESEQLMSAIRRVARGGTVVSPLVAEKLVRQLQQLTEALPHTRLTAREFQIFQMLVEGNGINDIARCLSLSAKTVSTHKANILAKMDIPSTAGLVHYAIEHGLIVAETDA